One Rissa tridactyla isolate bRisTri1 chromosome 4, bRisTri1.patW.cur.20221130, whole genome shotgun sequence DNA window includes the following coding sequences:
- the FTH1 gene encoding ferritin heavy chain, whose product MAAPPSQVRQNYHQDCEAAINRQINLELYASYVYLSMSYYFDRDDVALKNFAKYFLHQSHEEREHAEKLMKLQNQRGGRIFLQDIKKPDRDDWENGLTAMECALHLEKNVNQSLLELHKLATEKNDPHLCDFIETHYLDEQVKAIKELGDHVTNLRKMGAPKYGMAEYLFDKHTLGESDNES is encoded by the exons ATGGCAGCGCCTCCTTCCCAAGTGCGCCAGAACTACCACCAGGACTGCGAAGCCGCCATCAACCGCCAGATCAACCTGGAGCTCTACGCCTCCTACGTGTACCTCAGCATG TCCTACTATTTTGATCGGGATGATGTGGCTCTGAAAAACTTTGCCAAATATTTCCTGCATCAGTCCCATGAGGAACGTGAGCATGCTGAGAAACTGATGAAGCTACAGAATCAGAGGGGCGGACGCATCTTCTTGCAGGACATCAAG AAACCAGATCGTGATGACTGGGAGAATGGACTGACTGCAATGGAGTGTGCCCTGCACCTGGAGAAGAATGTGAACCAGTCACTGTTAGAACTGCACAAATTGGCAACTGAAAAGAATGACCCACAT TTGTGTGACTTCATTGAGACTCATTACCTGGATGAACAGGTGAAAGCCATCAAAGAGCTGGGTGACCATGTGACCAACCTGCGGAAGATGGGGGCACCAAAATATGGGATGGCAGAGTACCTCTTTGACAAGCATACCCTCGGGGAAAGTGACAATGAGAGCTGA
- the LOC128908394 gene encoding bestrophin-1-like, with amino-acid sequence MTVTYTNRVADARLGTFSQLLLQWKGSIYKLLYSEFLIFISLYFTISLVYRLILSESQRLMFEKLALYCNSYAELIPVSFVLGFYVALVVSRWWAQYESIPWPDRIMNLVSCNVDGEDEYGRLLRRTLMRYSNLCSVLILRSVSTAVYKRFPSMEHVVRAGLMTPEEHKKFESLNSPHNKFWIPCVWFSNLAVKARNEGRIRDSVLLQGILNELNTLRSQCGRLYGYDWISIPLVYTQVVTVAVYSFFLACLIGRQFLDPEKAYPGHELDLFVPVFTFLQFFFYAGWLKVAEQLINPFGEDDDDFETNWLIDRNLQVSLMAVDEMHQDLPILEKDLYWNEPDPQPPYTAATAEYKRPSFLGSTFDISMQKEEMEFQPLEQIKENEEANHSTPLLGHLGRLLGVQSPSFSRSSSRMNLLRRRGDPASPFSNYTYQDMGKSGSPCSINQPRGDSSSQEQWDSEDRKLREFDAFMSTPFYERPGFYSAPQTPISSIPMIFPSRRQGRKKPPALSSIAACSTSLRDVIVNASPSRVSDMYKSQSSLGSGAKETFIWPTDRSKGPDSLCLTVEEEKSNSNSKSREAATTGSPGAQSTASDSPKFPFLAESPDYEKQGSFKSLKSLKASHPHWLTLENTASATPNSEHSTAFHTPSNKTPGGSASLCFSFTPVTSPVLERSHMGNMGPDARSLSLEDAASAPDQHPAEVSRTVRDTGNGSTNTPPTKEPRRAESPSPNDSGISLAEGDYVGLMEVILETSESTCEEQIDQYS; translated from the exons ATGACAGTGACATACACCAACCGCGTGGCTGACGCCCGCCTAGGCACCTTCTCACAGCTCCTGCTCCAATGGAAAGGAAGTATCTACAAACTTCTGTACTCCGAGTTCCTTATTTTCATCTCTCTCTACTTCACCATCAGTCTTGTTTACAG GCTGATCCTGAGCGAGAGCCAAAGGCTGATGTTTGAGAAGCTGGCGCTCTACTGCAACAGCTATGCTGAGCTAATCCCCGTGTCCTTTGTGCTGG GTTTCTACGTGGCTCTGGTGGTGTCCCGCTGGTGGGCTCAGTACGAGAGCATCCCGTGGCCTGACCGCATCATGAACTTGGTCTCCTGCAACGTGGATGGAGAAGATGAGTACGGGCGGCTCCTGCGACGCACCCTCATGCGCTACAGCAACCTGTGCAGCGTGCTGATCCTGCGCTCAGTCAGCACGGCTGTCTACAAGCGCTTTCCCAGCATGGAACATGTCGTGAGGGCAG GCCTCATGACACCAGAAGAGCACAAGAAGTTTGAGAGCTTGAATTCCCCCCACAACAAGTTTTGGATCCCGTGCGTGTGGTTCTCCAACCTGGCTGTGAAGGCAAGGAACGAGGGGAGGATCCGGGACAGCGTGTTACTCCAAGGCATCCTGAAT GAGCTCAACACCTTGCGCAGCCAGTGCGGGCGACTCTACGGGTACGACTGGATCAGCATCCCCCTGGTCTACACTCAG GTGGTGACCGTGGCTGTTTACAGCTTCTTCCTGGCCTGTCTGATTGGGCGGCAGTTCCTGGATCCAGAAAAAGCATATCCTGGCCAtgaactagatctctttgtgcccGTCTTTACGTTTTTGCAGTTCTTCTTCTATGCTGGCTGGCTAAAG GTGGCCGAGCAACTCATCAACCCTTTTGGGGAGGACGATGACGACTTTGAAACCAACTGGCTCATCGACAGGAACCTGCAG GTCTCCCTTATGGCAGTGGATGAGATGCATCAGGATTTACCCATCCTGGAGAAGGACCTATACTGGAACGAGCCCGATCCCCAGCCACCCTACACCGCAGCCACCGCTGAGTACAAGCGCCCATCATTCCTTGGCTCAACTTTTGATATCAG CATGCAGAAAGAGGAGATGGAGTTCCAGCCCCTGGAGCAAATTAAAGAGAACGAGGAGGCAAACCACTCCACACCGTTACTGGGACACCTGGGCCGCCTCCTCGGCGTCCAGTCACCGAGCTTCTCCAGGTCCTCTTCCCGGATGAACCTGCTGCGCAGGCGAGGAGACCCTGcatcccctttctccaattataCTTACCAAGACATGGGCAAGTCTGGAAGCCCTTGCAGCATCAATCAGCCAAGGGGAGACTCCAGCTCACAGGAGCAGTGGGACAGTGAAGACAGAAAACTAAGGGAGTTTGACGCCTTCATGTCAACCCCATTTTATGAGAGACCTGGTTTCTACAGTGCTCCACAGACACCGATCAGCTCTATCCCCATGATCTTCCCTTCTAGACGCCAAGGCCGCAAGAAGCCTCCTGCACTCTCCAGTATTGCTGCATGCTCAACTTCTCTTAGGGACGTCATTGTCAATGCCTCACCATCCAGGGTCAGTGACATGTACAAAAGCCAGAGCTCCCTTGGCTCAGGTGCAAAGGAAACATTTATCTGGCCCACAGATCGGAGCAAAGGTCCTGACTCGCTGTGTTTAACAGTAGAAGAAGAGAAGAGCAACTCTAACAGTAAAAGCAGAGAAGCTGCCACCACAGGGAGTCCAGGAGCACAGTCTACAGCATCAGACAGCCCAAAATTCCCCTTCCTGGCAGAGTCCCCAGACTACGAGAAGCAGGGTAGCTTCAAGAGTCTGAAGAGCTTGAAAGCTTCCCACCCGCACTGGCTAACCCTGGAGAACACAGCATCAGCCACCCCCAATTCGGAGCATTCAACTGCCTTTCACACCCCCAGTAACAAAACCCCCGGAGGCAGCGCCTCCCTCTGCTTCTCATTCACTCCTGTAACATCTCCAGTGCTGGAGAGATCCCACATGGGCAACATGGGCCCTGACGCTCGCAGCCTAAGTTTAGAAGATGCAGCCAGCGCTCCAGACCAGCATCCAGCAGAGGTTTCCAGGACTGTGAGAGATACTGGAAACGGAAGCACGAATACTCCTCCTACAAAAGAGCCAAGACGAGCGGAGAGTCCATCCCCTAATGACTCTGGCATCTCTCTAGCTGAAGGAGACTACGTCGGGCTGATGGAGGTCATCCTGGAGACCAGCGAAAGCACATGTGAAGAGCAGATAGATCAGTACAGCTAG